One genomic region from Esox lucius isolate fEsoLuc1 chromosome 24, fEsoLuc1.pri, whole genome shotgun sequence encodes:
- the LOC105006821 gene encoding uncharacterized protein LOC105006821 isoform X4, with product MTSDDIIYANETIIRNLNKNAAAEKSDLGPPQVGSKGGSQRVTMVTLACLWILLFCLATAWVVLFVSNEVKDNISDQREVLSSELQFCEKNLTVVNNHLTTLRAKRCASGWEFYNGSCYHFSEDKLTWEQSQYACIRDGGHLVIIESQQEQDFIRMKVGNTEVTNSYWIGMTDIKVEGVWVWMDNTPLNNSIKYWDQNNGTGVSDFPEPNDWESNEDCAQMGQRCSGQISCWIDTPCNVPSKRICESHSNGEYFTL from the exons ATGACATCTGATGATATTATCTACGccaatgaaacaataattcGGAACCTGAACAAAAATGCTGCGGCTGAAA AAAGTGACCTTGGGCCTCCCCAAGTGGGGTCTAAAGGAGGGTCTCAGAGAGTTACCATGGTGACACTGGCATGTCTCTGGATTCTACTGTTTTGCCTGGCTACTGCTTGGGTAGTGCTCT TTGTTTCCAATGAGGTGAAAGATAATATATCAG ACCAAAGAGAGGTGTTATCCTCAGAACTCCAATTCTGTGAGAAGAACCTTACTGTAGTCAACAACCACCTGACAACTCTCCGAG CGAAACGATGTGCCTCTGGCTGGGAGTTCTACAATGGATCATGCTACCACTTCTCTGAAGACAAACTGACCTGGGAACAGAGTCAATATGCCTGTATCCGTGATGGAGGACACCTGGTCATCATAGAGAGTCAGCAGGAGCAG GACTTTATTAGAATGAAGGTGGGAAACACTGAAGTTACAAACAGCTACTGGATtggaatgacagacattaagGTGGAGGGAGTTTGGGTCTGGATGGACAATACACCCCTTAATAACAGCATCAA GTACTGGGACCAAAACAATGGAACAGGTGTCAGTGACTTTCCAGAACCAAATGACTGGGAGTCAAATGAAGACTGTGCCCAAATGGGTCAGCGCTGTTCTGGTCAAATCAGTTGTTGGATTGACACTCCATGTAATGTTCCATCTAAGAGAATCTGTGAGAGTCATTCAAATGGagaatattttacattataa
- the LOC105006821 gene encoding uncharacterized protein LOC105006821 isoform X1 produces the protein MMSQEIVYSNETITLHQNQDKEEGIVYRVLQSQDMLGLSTGSQSHQTVQMFIRQNTNKESDLGPPQVGSKGGSQRVTMVTLACLWILLFCLATAWVVLFVSNEVKDNISDQREVLSSELQFCEKNLTVVNNHLTTLRAKRCASGWEFYNGSCYHFSEDKLTWEQSQYACIRDGGHLVIIESQQEQDFIRMKVGNTEVTNSYWIGMTDIKVEGVWVWMDNTPLNNSIKYWDQNNGTGVSDFPEPNDWESNEDCAQMGQRCSGQISCWIDTPCNVPSKRICESHSNGEYFTL, from the exons TTGTCTACAGGGTCCTACAGTCACAAGACATGCTGGGGTTGTCTACAGGGTCCCAAAGTCACCAGACAGTCCAAATGTTTATACGGCAAAATACCAACAAAG AAAGTGACCTTGGGCCTCCCCAAGTGGGGTCTAAAGGAGGGTCTCAGAGAGTTACCATGGTGACACTGGCATGTCTCTGGATTCTACTGTTTTGCCTGGCTACTGCTTGGGTAGTGCTCT TTGTTTCCAATGAGGTGAAAGATAATATATCAG ACCAAAGAGAGGTGTTATCCTCAGAACTCCAATTCTGTGAGAAGAACCTTACTGTAGTCAACAACCACCTGACAACTCTCCGAG CGAAACGATGTGCCTCTGGCTGGGAGTTCTACAATGGATCATGCTACCACTTCTCTGAAGACAAACTGACCTGGGAACAGAGTCAATATGCCTGTATCCGTGATGGAGGACACCTGGTCATCATAGAGAGTCAGCAGGAGCAG GACTTTATTAGAATGAAGGTGGGAAACACTGAAGTTACAAACAGCTACTGGATtggaatgacagacattaagGTGGAGGGAGTTTGGGTCTGGATGGACAATACACCCCTTAATAACAGCATCAA GTACTGGGACCAAAACAATGGAACAGGTGTCAGTGACTTTCCAGAACCAAATGACTGGGAGTCAAATGAAGACTGTGCCCAAATGGGTCAGCGCTGTTCTGGTCAAATCAGTTGTTGGATTGACACTCCATGTAATGTTCCATCTAAGAGAATCTGTGAGAGTCATTCAAATGGagaatattttacattataa
- the LOC105006821 gene encoding uncharacterized protein LOC105006821 isoform X3 translates to MMSQEIVYSNETITLHQNQDKEEGKSDLGPPQVGSKGGSQRVTMVTLACLWILLFCLATAWVVLFVSNEVKDNISDQREVLSSELQFCEKNLTVVNNHLTTLRAKRCASGWEFYNGSCYHFSEDKLTWEQSQYACIRDGGHLVIIESQQEQDFIRMKVGNTEVTNSYWIGMTDIKVEGVWVWMDNTPLNNSIKYWDQNNGTGVSDFPEPNDWESNEDCAQMGQRCSGQISCWIDTPCNVPSKRICESHSNGEYFTL, encoded by the exons AAAGTGACCTTGGGCCTCCCCAAGTGGGGTCTAAAGGAGGGTCTCAGAGAGTTACCATGGTGACACTGGCATGTCTCTGGATTCTACTGTTTTGCCTGGCTACTGCTTGGGTAGTGCTCT TTGTTTCCAATGAGGTGAAAGATAATATATCAG ACCAAAGAGAGGTGTTATCCTCAGAACTCCAATTCTGTGAGAAGAACCTTACTGTAGTCAACAACCACCTGACAACTCTCCGAG CGAAACGATGTGCCTCTGGCTGGGAGTTCTACAATGGATCATGCTACCACTTCTCTGAAGACAAACTGACCTGGGAACAGAGTCAATATGCCTGTATCCGTGATGGAGGACACCTGGTCATCATAGAGAGTCAGCAGGAGCAG GACTTTATTAGAATGAAGGTGGGAAACACTGAAGTTACAAACAGCTACTGGATtggaatgacagacattaagGTGGAGGGAGTTTGGGTCTGGATGGACAATACACCCCTTAATAACAGCATCAA GTACTGGGACCAAAACAATGGAACAGGTGTCAGTGACTTTCCAGAACCAAATGACTGGGAGTCAAATGAAGACTGTGCCCAAATGGGTCAGCGCTGTTCTGGTCAAATCAGTTGTTGGATTGACACTCCATGTAATGTTCCATCTAAGAGAATCTGTGAGAGTCATTCAAATGGagaatattttacattataa
- the LOC114830266 gene encoding basic proline-rich protein-like isoform X1 — protein MRKIAVFDIIFEIITIIILQVGRILKRRRVPLKDICPSRSACILTAHTNRFYWPAGMYTEEYTFTNQQPGYSLSVSDLHHNSLQCLKSPCPPGLLPAQSPCLCGLLPPEVPAPAACRRPESLPLRPAAARSPCHRGLPPPGVPATAFCLPPGVPATAVCRRPESLPPRPAAAQSPCPPGLLPAQSPCLCGLPPPGVPAPAACRRPESLPPRPADARSPCLCGLLPPRVPAFAACCRPESLPLRPAAAQSPCLCGLLPPGVPAFAACRRPESLPLRPAAARSPCPRGLPPPGVPATAACHRTESLPLRPAAARSPCPTLSFCLPCHRGRYCEVLLLFIFS, from the exons ATGAGAAAAATTGCAGTTTTCGACATAATCTTTGAAATCATCACAATTATTATATTGCAg GTTGGAAGGATTTTAAAACGGAGACGTGTGCCCCTAAAGGACATCTGCCCAAGCCGTTCTGCTTGTATTTTGACTGCTCACACAAACAGGTTCTACTGGCCAGCGGGAATGTATACAGAGGAGTACACATTCACCAACCAACAACCAGGATATAGTTTGTCGGTATCTGACTTACACCACAATAGTCTTCAGTGTTTGAAG AGTCCCTGCCCCCCCGGCCTGCTTCCGGCCCAGAGTCCGTGCCTTTGCGGCCTGCTGCCGCCTGAAGTCCCTGCCCCCGCGGCCTGCCGCCGCCCGGAGTCCCTGCCCCTGCGGCCTGCCGCCGCCCGGAGTCCCTGCCACCGCGGTCTGCCGCCGCCCGGAGTCCCTGCCACCGCGTTCTGCCTGCCGCCTGGAGTCCCTGCCACCGCAGTCTGCCGCCGCCCGGAGTCCCTGCCACcgcggcctgctgccgcccagagtcccTGCCCCCCCGGCCTGCTTCCGGCCCAGAGTCCGTGCCTTTGCGGCCTGCCGCCGCCCGGAGTCCCTGCCCCCGCGGCCTGCCGCCGCCCGGAGTCCCTGCCCCCGCGGCCTGCTGACGCCCGGAGTCCCTGTCTTTgcggcctgctgccgcccagagtccctgcctttgcggcctgctgccgcccagagtccctgcctttgaggcctgctgccgcccagagtcccTGCCTTTGCGGCCTGTTGCCGCCCGGAGTCCCTGCCTTTGCGGCCTGCCGTCGCCCGGAGTCCCTGCCTTTGCGGCCTGCCGCCGCCCGGAGTCCCTGCCCCCGCGGCCTGCCGCCGCCCGGAGTACCTGCCACCGCGGCCTGCCACCGCACGGAGTCCCTGCCTTTGCGGCCTGCTGCCGCACGGAGTCCGTGCCCCACCCTCTCCTTTTGTTTACCGTGTCACAGAGGGCGGTATTGTGAggttctattattatttattttttcttga
- the LOC105006821 gene encoding uncharacterized protein LOC105006821 (The RefSeq protein has 8 substitutions compared to this genomic sequence), producing MMSQEIVYSNETITLHQNQDKEEGKSDLGPPQVGSKGGSQRVTMVTLACLWILLFCLATAWVVLFVSNEVKDNISDQREVLSSELQFCEKNLTVVNNHLTTLRAKRCASGWEFYNGSCYHFSEDKLTWEQSQYACIRDGGHLVIIESQQEQDFIRMKVGNTEVTNSYWIGMTDIKVEGVWVWMDNTPLNNSIKYWDLNNGTDISAFPEPNDWKPGEDCAQMGQRCSGQISCWIDTPCNVPFKRICESH from the exons AAAGTGACCTTGGGCCTCCCCAAGTGGGGTCTAAAGGAGGGTCTCAGAGAGTTACCATGGTGACACTGGCATGTCTCTGGATTCTACTGTTTTGCCTGGCTACTGCTTGGGTAGTGCTCT TTGTTTCCAATGAGGTGAAAGATAATATATCAG ACCAAAGAGAGGTGTTATCCTCAGAACTCCAATTCTGTGAGAAGAACCTTACTGTAGTCAACAACCACCTGACAACTCTCCGAG CGAAACGATGTGCCTCTGGCTGGGAGTTCTACAATGGATCATGCTACCACTTCTCTGAAGACAAACTGACCTGGGAACAGAGTCAATATGCCTGTATCCGTGATGGAGGACACCTGGTCATCATAGAGAGTCAGCAGGAGCAG GACTTTATTAGAATGAAGGTGGGAAACACTGAAGTTACAAACAGCTACTGGATtggaatgacagacattaagGTGGAGGGAGTTTGGGTCTGGATGGACAATACACCCCTTAATAACAGCATCAA GTACTGGGACCAAAACAATGGAACAGGTGTCAGTGACTTTCCAGAACCAAATGACTGGGAGTCAAATGAAGACTGTGCCCAAATGGGTCAGCGCTGTTCTGGTCAAATCAGTTGTTGGATTGACACTCCATGTAATGTTCCATCTAAGAGAATCTGTGAGAGTCATTCA
- the LOC114830266 gene encoding basic proline-rich protein-like isoform X2, whose amino-acid sequence MRKIAVFDIIFEIITIIILQVGRILKRRRVPLKDICPSRSACILTAHTNRFYWPAGMYTEEYTFTNQQPGYSLSVSDLHHNSLQCLKSPCPPGLLPAQSPCLCGLLPPEVPAPAACRRPESLPLRPAAARSPCHRGLPPPGVPATAFCLPPGVPATAVCRRPESLPPRPAAAQSPCPPGLLPAQSPCLCGLPPPGVPAPAACRRPESLPPRPADARSPCLCGLLPPRVPAFAACCRPESLPLRPAAAQSPCLCGLLPPGVPAFAACRRPESLPLRPAAARSPCPRGLPPPGVPATAACHRTESLPLRPAAARSPCPTLSFCLPCHRGRY is encoded by the exons ATGAGAAAAATTGCAGTTTTCGACATAATCTTTGAAATCATCACAATTATTATATTGCAg GTTGGAAGGATTTTAAAACGGAGACGTGTGCCCCTAAAGGACATCTGCCCAAGCCGTTCTGCTTGTATTTTGACTGCTCACACAAACAGGTTCTACTGGCCAGCGGGAATGTATACAGAGGAGTACACATTCACCAACCAACAACCAGGATATAGTTTGTCGGTATCTGACTTACACCACAATAGTCTTCAGTGTTTGAAG AGTCCCTGCCCCCCCGGCCTGCTTCCGGCCCAGAGTCCGTGCCTTTGCGGCCTGCTGCCGCCTGAAGTCCCTGCCCCCGCGGCCTGCCGCCGCCCGGAGTCCCTGCCCCTGCGGCCTGCCGCCGCCCGGAGTCCCTGCCACCGCGGTCTGCCGCCGCCCGGAGTCCCTGCCACCGCGTTCTGCCTGCCGCCTGGAGTCCCTGCCACCGCAGTCTGCCGCCGCCCGGAGTCCCTGCCACcgcggcctgctgccgcccagagtcccTGCCCCCCCGGCCTGCTTCCGGCCCAGAGTCCGTGCCTTTGCGGCCTGCCGCCGCCCGGAGTCCCTGCCCCCGCGGCCTGCCGCCGCCCGGAGTCCCTGCCCCCGCGGCCTGCTGACGCCCGGAGTCCCTGTCTTTgcggcctgctgccgcccagagtccctgcctttgcggcctgctgccgcccagagtccctgcctttgaggcctgctgccgcccagagtcccTGCCTTTGCGGCCTGTTGCCGCCCGGAGTCCCTGCCTTTGCGGCCTGCCGTCGCCCGGAGTCCCTGCCTTTGCGGCCTGCCGCCGCCCGGAGTCCCTGCCCCCGCGGCCTGCCGCCGCCCGGAGTACCTGCCACCGCGGCCTGCCACCGCACGGAGTCCCTGCCTTTGCGGCCTGCTGCCGCACGGAGTCCGTGCCCCACCCTCTCCTTTTGTTTACCGTGTCACAGAGGGCGGTATT AG
- the LOC117593991 gene encoding DBF4-type zinc finger-containing protein 2 homolog yields the protein MGESLPLRSAAAQSSCLYGLLPPGVPARAACFCPESLLPRVIAFAACCPRGVPAPAACCRPESLPPRSPCHRGLLPPGVPAPTACCRPESLPPQPAAARSPCPRGLLPPRVPAAARSPCCRPESLLPPGVPAAAQSPCCPESLPCFCPESLLPRVIAFAACCPRGVPAPAACCRP from the exons atggggg agtcccTGCCTTTGAGGTCTGCTGCCGCCCAGAGTTCCTGCCTCTACGGCCTGCTGCCGCCCGGAGTCCCTGCCCGCGCGGCCTGCTTCTGCCCAGAGTCCCTGCTGCCCAGAGTCATTGCCTTTGCGGCCTGCTGCCCCCGCGGAGTCCCTGCCCCAgcggcctgctgccgcccagagtcccTGCCCCCGCGGAGTCCCTGCCACcgcggcctgctgccgcccGGAGTCCCTGCCCCCACGGCCTGCTGCCGCCCGGAGTCCCTGCCCCCGCAGCCTGCTGCCGCCCGGAGTCCCTGCCCCcgcggcctgctgccgcccagagtcccTGCTGCCGCCCGGAGTCcctgctgccgcccagagtcccTGCTGCCGCCCGGAGTCcctgctgccgcccagagtcccTGCTGCCCAGAGTCATTGCCCTGCTTCTGCCCAGAGTCCCTGCTGCCCAGAGTCATTGCCTTTGCGGCCTGCTGCCCCCGCGGAGTCCCTGCCCCAGCGGCCTGCTGCCGCCCGTAG
- the LOC117593923 gene encoding translation initiation factor IF-2-like, producing KQKERVGHGHRAAAGRGGRDYGWQQAAGAGTPGSSRPQRQGLWAAAGRGGRDSGRQQASKAGTPGGSRPQRQGLWAAAGLKGRDSGRQQTSKAGTRCGSRPQRQGLWAAAGLKGRDSGLQQAAGQGLWAAAMTLGGSRPRGQGPWAPTGLKGRDCGRQQASKAATLGSSRPQRQGLWAAAGLKGRDSGRQQAAGQGIGRDDQPAD from the coding sequence AAACAAAAGGAGAGGGTGGGGCACGGACACCGAGCGGCAGCAGGCCGCGGGGGCAGGGACTACGGGTGGCAGCAGGCCGCGGGGGCAGGGACTCCGGGCAGCAGCAGGCCTCAAAGGCAgggactctgggcggcagcaggccgcgGGGGAAGGGACTCCGGGCGGCAGCAGGCCTCAAAGGCAGGGACTCCAGGCGGCAGCAGGCCTCAAAGGCAGGGACTCTGGGCAGCAGCAGGCCTCAAAGGCAgggactctgggcggcagcagACCTCAAAGGCAGGGACTCGTTGCGGCAGCAGGCCTCAAAGGCAGGGACTCTGGGCAGCAGCAGGCCTCAAAGGCAGGGACTCTGGGCTGCAGCAGGCCGCGGGGCAgggactctgggcggcagcaatgactctgggcggcagcaggccgcgGGGGCAGGGACCCTGGGCGCCAACAGGCCTCAAAGGCAGGGACTGTGGGCGCCAGCAGGCCTCAAAGGCAGCGACTCTGGGCAGCAGCAGGCCTCAAAGGCAAggactctgggcggcagcaggcctcaaaggcagggactctgggcggcagcaggccgcgGGGCAGGGAATTGGGCGCGATGATCAGCCTGCTGACTAA
- the LOC105006821 gene encoding uncharacterized protein LOC105006821 isoform X2, with translation MLRLKLVWWNGYTLCLGCYMTEQGVETGHKMESDLGPPQVGSKGGSQRVTMVTLACLWILLFCLATAWVVLFVSNEVKDNISDQREVLSSELQFCEKNLTVVNNHLTTLRAKRCASGWEFYNGSCYHFSEDKLTWEQSQYACIRDGGHLVIIESQQEQDFIRMKVGNTEVTNSYWIGMTDIKVEGVWVWMDNTPLNNSIKYWDQNNGTGVSDFPEPNDWESNEDCAQMGQRCSGQISCWIDTPCNVPSKRICESHSNGEYFTL, from the exons ATGCTGCGGCTGAAA CTTGTTTGGTGGAATGGATACACCCTGTGTCTAGGTTGTTACATGACTGAACAAGGTGTAGAAACTGGACATAAAATGG AAAGTGACCTTGGGCCTCCCCAAGTGGGGTCTAAAGGAGGGTCTCAGAGAGTTACCATGGTGACACTGGCATGTCTCTGGATTCTACTGTTTTGCCTGGCTACTGCTTGGGTAGTGCTCT TTGTTTCCAATGAGGTGAAAGATAATATATCAG ACCAAAGAGAGGTGTTATCCTCAGAACTCCAATTCTGTGAGAAGAACCTTACTGTAGTCAACAACCACCTGACAACTCTCCGAG CGAAACGATGTGCCTCTGGCTGGGAGTTCTACAATGGATCATGCTACCACTTCTCTGAAGACAAACTGACCTGGGAACAGAGTCAATATGCCTGTATCCGTGATGGAGGACACCTGGTCATCATAGAGAGTCAGCAGGAGCAG GACTTTATTAGAATGAAGGTGGGAAACACTGAAGTTACAAACAGCTACTGGATtggaatgacagacattaagGTGGAGGGAGTTTGGGTCTGGATGGACAATACACCCCTTAATAACAGCATCAA GTACTGGGACCAAAACAATGGAACAGGTGTCAGTGACTTTCCAGAACCAAATGACTGGGAGTCAAATGAAGACTGTGCCCAAATGGGTCAGCGCTGTTCTGGTCAAATCAGTTGTTGGATTGACACTCCATGTAATGTTCCATCTAAGAGAATCTGTGAGAGTCATTCAAATGGagaatattttacattataa